In Prunus dulcis chromosome 1, ALMONDv2, whole genome shotgun sequence, the following are encoded in one genomic region:
- the LOC117615951 gene encoding uncharacterized protein LOC117615951, translated as MAVAFTQLSWWLWSGKQKEPRISNSSSLSSSPDPGMWESDGLKFHSVKGASMASSSSRRVKRKWHSREERKIDREYDLVLVPSEGGCFSGSESDDSDWSVGWLEPHGPGFRSDDDTDDSFAVLVPCYGHVIHDMVKDPKSNILSTVGNIPDGYSDESKKYMEEWLSSLRNS; from the exons ATGGCTGTGGCTTTTACCCAGCTTTCATGGTGGTTGTGGAGTGGAAAGCAGAAAGAGCCTAGAATCTCCAATTCATCTTCTTTAAGTTCTTCACCCGACCCCGGCATGTGGGAATCTGATGGTTTAAAGTTTCATTCGGTTAAGGGGGCCAGTATggcctcatcatcatcaagaaGGGTGAAACGCAAATGGCATAGTCGGGAAGAACGGAAAATTGATAGGGAATATGATCTTGTTCTAGTTCCATCTGAGGGAGGATGTTTTTCTGGTTCTGAGTCTGATGACTCGGATTGGTCAGTTGGATGGTTGGAGCCTCATGGACCTGGGTTTCGGAGTGATGATGATACAGACGATAGTTTTGCTGTGCTGGTTCCATGCTATGGGCATGTTATTCATGATATGGTGAAGGATCCAAAGAGCAATATCTTGAGCACTGTTGGGAACATCCCAGATGGTTATTCCGATG AAAGCAAGAAATATATGGAAGAGTGGCTCTCTTCTCTCAGGAACAGCTGA
- the LOC117615952 gene encoding protein NETWORKED 2A-like, producing the protein MLQRAASNAYSWWWASHIRTKQSKWLEQNLQDMEEKVHSTLKIIDNDGDSFAQRAEMYYRKRPELVAYVEESFRAYRALAERYDHLSRDLQSANRTIATVFPERVQYAMEDEDEEIASQASTSSDGPNKASTEESKQNIPKVPKLPNKDFRSKSMLKRGPLKRNTGCFKATITPRSGLTKDEALEEIDKLQKDILALQTEKEFVKILYERGYDRYWEFENEITGMQKKVCSLQDEYGIGTVIEDNEARTLMAATALKSCKDSLTKLQEKKDETEEEARVEHLRVREASMKFEDLKDEFRLKDADWCDPTEEDEAENIDLETRNVDQERHDQELLRSKILEQLDTSSNTSTITELAEKIDGLVNKVVSLETAVSSQNALVNRFKSETDELQAHIRSLEEEKEILMENSDRMRKRIKELEEELRRIKNLKRSVEDQNNNLQAHFTEASCNLDHLSGKLHSVKHEEEDENAGLFQEVRALDAKPEKEIKVDSDKSATDEESVVLEDKMTEDEIKKVDVTILKNSVKGEEENQSDPSNSLGLMTEKPQEPMQQEQVENQALSETVDSNLEVEPQELELANEGDQPNWRQLFLKGLEDREKVLLEEYTSILRDYKDARKKLGEVEKKNRDNIFDLAMEIRELRSVVSSKDKEIKLLKQKLGSPETNLDDSPNTCSTVYKYPNQEGSLESPTQVAASPYSPVPSLNFDKEIAASYLGEQATERFEDSSGNLKVSPRKEEEKATRKRHVVRPHSVSAIEGRFRSDIDELLEENLEFWLRFSTSVHQIQKFQTSIQDLQSELIKLKNKKKHEGGSKQQSLQSDGRPIYRHLREIQTELSLWLEHNAVLKDDLQGRFSSLCHIQDEISRLSNLGSEGEKMELISKYQAAKFQGEVLNMKQENNKVNDELKAGLSRVRGLKFEVEKTLARLDEELGISVASKSIEPKRSTSKARIPLRSFLFGVKLRRQKPSIFSCASPALQKQHSDLAAAAPPPEQPM; encoded by the exons atgTTGCAGAGAGCAGCAAGCAATGCATATTCATGGTGGTGGGCCAGCCACATCAGGACAAAGCAGTCAAAATGGCTGGAACAGAACCTTCAAG ATATGGAGGAGAAAGTTCATAGTACACTTAAAATCATTGATAATGATGGGGACTCCTTTGCACAGAGGGCAGAAATGTATTACAGGAAGAGGCCAGAGCTAGTGGCCTATGTTGAAGAATCGTTCCGGGCATACCGGGCTTTAGCAGAGAGATATGATCACTTGTCAAGAGATCTGCAGAGTGCCAACCGTACGATTGCCACAGTTTTCCCAGAGAGAGTTCAGTATGCAAtggaggatgaggatgaggaaaTTGCTTCTCAAGCATCAACTTCTTCCGACGGTCCCAACAAAGCCTCCACAGAAGAATCCAAACAAAACATCCCAAAAGTTCCCAAGTTACCCAATAAAGATTTCAGGAGCAAATCCATGTTAAAGAGGGGGCCGCTTAAGAGAAATACAGGCTGTTTTAAAGCTACCATAACTCCAAGGTCAGGGCTGACCAAAGATGAGGCACTGGAAGAAATTGATAAGCTTCAGAAGGATATTTTGGCCCTACAAACTGAAAAGGAGTTTGTGAAGATCTTGTACGAACGAGGATATGACAGATACTGGGAGTTTGAAAACGAGATCACTGGTATgcaaaaaaaagtttgcagCTTACAAGATGAGTATGGCATTGGCACCGTCATCGAAGATAACGAAGCTCGAACTTTGATGGCTGCCACAGCTTTGAAATCATGCAAAGACAGCTTGACTAAGTTAcaggaaaagaaagatgaaacaGAAGAAGAGGCAAGAGTTGAGCACCTAAGGGTTAGGGAAGCCAGCATGAAGTTTGAAGACCTCAAAGATGAATTTCGTTTGAAAGACGCAGACTGGTGTGATCCAACTGAGGAGGATGAGGCTGAGAACATTGATCTAGAAACAAGAAATGTAGACCAAGAAAGACATGATCAGGAATTGTTGCGGTCTAAGATTTTGGAACAGCTGGATACAAGTTCAAACACCTCCACTATTACAGAACTGGCAGAGAAAATTGATGGACTTGTAAACAAGGTTGTGAGTCTAGAAACTGCAGTCTCATCTCAGAATGCTCTAGTAAATAGATTTAAATCAGAAACAGATGAACTTCAGGCACACATTCGGAGCTTGGAAGAGGAAAAGGAGATTCTGATGGAAAACTCGGACAGGATGAGGAAAAGGATAAAGGAGTTGGAGGAGGAGTTGCGtagaattaaaaatttaaaaagaagtGTAGAAGACCAAAACAACAACCTCCAAGCGCATTTTACAGAAGCTAGTTGTAATCTTGATCATCTCTCTGGAAAATTGCATAGTGTGAAGCATGAAGAGGAGGATGAGAACGCAGGACTATTCCAGGAAGTGAGAGCACTTGATGCCAAACCAGAAAAGGAGATTAAAGTGGATTCAGATAAGTCGGCCACCGATGAAGAATCAGTGGTTTTAGAAGACAAAATGACAGAAGATGAAATTAAGAAAGTGGATGTTACAATTCTCAAAAATTCCGTCAAGggtgaagaagaaaaccaatcTGATCCAAGCAATAGCCTTGGTTTGATGACTGAAAAGCCTCAGGAGCCAATGCAGCAGGAACAGGTTGAGAATCAGGCTTTGTCTGAGACAGTAGACAGTAATCTTGAAGTTGAGCCACAGGAACTGGAACTTGCAAATGAAGGAGATCAACCAAACTGGAGGCAACTATTCTTAAAAGGGTTAGAGGATAGAGAAAAGGTTCTGCTAGAGGAGTATACTTCAATTCTCCGGGATTATAAGGATGCAAGGAAGAAGCTGGGAGAAGTGGAGAAGAAAAACCGGGATAACATCTTCGATTTGGCAATGGAGATAAGGGAATTGAGGAGTGTTGTTTCTTCGAAGGACAAGGAGATTAAACTTTTGAAGCAAAAACTGGGATCCCCAGAGACAAATCTGGATGATAGTCCCAACACCTGTTCAACAGTATATAAGTATCCAAATCAGGAAGGCTCCCTCGAGAGCCCAACTCAAGTAGCTGCATCACCGTACTCTCCTGTTCCATCTCTAAATTTCGATAAAGAAATAGCTGCCAGTTATCTTGGTGAGCAAGCAACAGAGAGATTTGAGGACTCATCAGGAAACTTGAAAGTCTCACCtagaaaggaggaagaaaaagcaACGAGGAAAAGGCATGTTGTTAGACCCCATTCTGTTTCAGCTATTGAAGGAAGATTCCGTTCAGACATTGATGAGCTGCTGGAGGAGAACTTAGAATTCTGGTTGAGATTTAGTACCTCAGTTCATCAGATACAAAAATTCCAGACATCGATACAGGATTTACAGTCAGAGTTGATCAAactaaagaataaaaagaagcaTGAAGGAGGGTCTAAACAGCAGTCTCTACAATCAGATGGCAGGCCAATATACAGACACCTGAGAGAGATACAAACTGAACTGTCCTTATGGTTGGAACACAACGCAGTACTTAAAGATGACTTGCAGGGTAGATTCTCATCTTTGTGCCACATTCAAGATGAGATATCAAGACTATCCAATTTAGGTTCAGAAGGAGAGAAGATGGAGCTTATAAGCAAATATCAGGCCGCAAAGTTTCAAGGCGAGGTTCTCAACATGAAGCAAGAGAATAACAAGGTCAATGATGAATTGAAGGCAGGTCTTAGCCGTGTTAGAGGACTGAAGTTTGAGGTCGAGAAGACGCTAGCAAGACTTGATGAAGAACTTGGAATTTCCGTGGCATCAAAGAGCATTGAACCGAAACGCTCAACCAGTAAGGCTCGAATTCCCTTGCGGTCTTTCTTGTTTGGGGTTAAGTTGAGAAGGCAAAAGCCATCAATCTTCTCATGTGCCAGCCCAGCATTACAGAAACAACACAGCGATCTAGCGGCAGCTGCACCACCACCAGAACAACCAATGTAG
- the LOC117619903 gene encoding uncharacterized protein LOC117619903, which translates to MPQAFIPESAWFQVMLYVATESSEDLFRMASVCPLFQTLANSPQVWNTISMAKYPYHPIWYRARPAVQHFLEQCRACDNPESIFREAFDIFFKHGKVEALYGMRTAATAGHMEAAYVVGLLGMSEIGQSKEDALQFLCSLNQRNNIDMKGTRDALTRRLNTTCVATHIVDMFDYGKIKFNRCSACNNNEWYFVIQGWPSEDKINPAFWTCCNRCKWHRESIFWSKLMREYVVRGNHVFLH; encoded by the coding sequence ATGCCCCAAGCCTTCATCCCGGAGTCCGCTTGGTTTCAAGTGATGTTATACGTGGCAACCGAATCATCGGAAGATCTCTTCCGTATGGCATCTGTGTGCCCATTGTTCCAAACTTTGGCAAACAGTCCACAAGTGTGGAACACCATTTCAATGGCAAAGTACCCATACCATCCTATCTGGTACCGTGCCAGACCTGCGGTCCAGCATTTCTTGGAACAATGCAGGGCTTGCGATAACCCTGAGTCCATATTTAGAGAAGCATTCGATATTTTTTTCAAGCACGGTAAGGTGGAAGCGTTGTATGGGATGCGCACTGCAGCCACGGCAGGCCATATGGAAGCGGCTTATGTAGTTGGACTACTTGGTATGTCCGAAATTGGTCAGTCAAAAGAGGATGCATTACAATTCTTGTGTTCTTTGAATCAGCGTAACAACATTGATATGAAAGGAACCAGGGATGCTTTGACACGAAGATTAAACACAACATGTGTTGCAACACATATCGTAGATATGTTTGACTATGGGAAGATTAAGTTTAATCGCTGCAGCGCTTGTAACAACAATGAATggtattttgttattcaaggCTGGCCTAGTGAAGACAAGATAAATCCTGCCTTCTGGACTTGTTGCAATCGATGCAAATGGCACCGTGAGAGTATTTTTTGGTCCAAACTGATGCGTGAGTATGTTGTGCGAGGGAATCACGTTTTTTTGCATTAG